aatgatgaatattccgcctagCGGTATGCCGGTGGTACGTAGATGCTTTTTCACTAAAATCGCATTTTCGGGCGGTGGGGGCGGTACGtccatgaatttcgggcccaatgtgTTTTCCCCCTAAATGTTAGTTGAATAAATGTTTTAAAGCTGGACTTATTGGCGTGGAAGTCTTCAGAACCTATGGTGATCTCAAATACATGAACTGTTAAATTCAGGAGTGGCTTACTGGAAGCATACACCACTCCTGGAAATGGAATACATATTGGATTATTTAATGCAGATAATGCAAGAGACTTTACAACCACTTGTTATTGCTGGGACCTCTAATATTTTGCAATTGCTTTTTGAATACATTTCTTTTCCAATTGTTTATTGTACTGTAATTTTGTGTTTGTATTACAGATCCATTTGAAAACTTGTGTTCCATACTTTTGAGTGTTTTTCGTTGAGATGGCGTATATGGTAGTTGAGGAGCGAACAGATTCAATCCTTCACCTTAAGAGATCTCCCGGTGTTAGGTCCTGGTCTGTGTTAGTTGGTGAGTACATAGTACTTAAATCACTTTGAATTAGTTGGTAGTACACTCATTTCTGAGTCATAAAAGGTGTGGGTTCAAGACCCGTATCAGGGCATCCGTGCAGCACTGAGGCACTGCTGCCTTGTTGGCCGTGTGTCTTTTGAGTGACTCATTCAAACCAGAGTCCAATTTGCCTCTTCTGGTGGTTTAGCTGAATATTAAAGATTTCATgggattattcaaagaagagcagggaaatttccaggtgtcctgatcaacattccttcctcaaccaataccaccgcCAAAAAACTGTTAACCGGTCAGTTGTCTCATTGTGGAACATTGTTGGCACAGTACAAGTGGTGGCCCTGCACAAgttgaaagtaattcattggccgGAATGCTTTTGAGTTGTTTTGATGGAAAATATTTAAGTTATATTAATAATTAATTTTGCTCTGTGGGAAGGAAAATTTGGCAGGCGAGTTAAATCTAGACTACTTGAGGACATCACTACTAAAGCAGCACAAGGATTATGACAAAGAGAAGAGTAGTTATCAATGAaattcttttttctcttctgtagGAATTGGTTCTATAGGTCTAGCCGCTGCTTACTACAGTACAGGTAAGAAAAATCAGCGTACAGTTATATTTAATATCTTTGATTGTTGTACACCTATATCTCCTTACTGAAAATAAACATGTATCTTTAATCATTTGCAATAATTTCTAACCGAAAGGGACCTGGAAAGACTAGGTCAATGGGcagaagtggcaaatggaattcacacAAATAAGTGTGAAGTCATAAGATTAGGTAGAAGAAGCAAGAATGCAATATATGATAACATGACTGAGGTAATAGAGCAGGAGGTGGTCTGAAGATTTTGATGGATTGGTTGTTAAAATCATGgattcagtattttcaggggggaaGGAAGCAAATCAAATTTGGGATGTTTCATTCAAAGGAGCTAATATTGAAGGTTTTTCTGGCTTTGGTGGGCTTGAACCCACTAGGTTTTCCTTCcactaatttaaatagagaaaaattggctAGATTCTTTTACAGGCCACCTGATTTTCTGATATTCTTGTGCCCAGGTGGTCCACTGTGCTTGGGTACATACCCTGGAAAATCCCACTCACCTCTATTCTCAAATTTTCAGTTTATTGCAATAGCAAATACATGTGTGCAGTGTATGACAAAATATTGTCTGTGGGATAATAAATTGATCACTACCGGGGAAATGCAGTTTTTGAACTTTTTTTGCTTCTAGCTTAAGAATCATGAGGCATTGGCAGAGCAGACCTATTAACTATGAATGGGTGGAAAATCTAGTCCTAGATGTAGAAATAGTCACCATACACATTTGACAACACTACATTGTTGATTTACTGGTGTCAAAATCAGTTATATACAAACTTGCTTGATATGAAATGAGGCTTTTCAAAATAGAATTGAATAAAAATTCATCTAGCTTTTAAACTTAAATTGGAAGTAAATTTCATCTTCACCCCCGGGCTTTAGTCCCGCGGAGCTGATTGCTTGCTTGTTGTAGCATCTACCTGATTTTCAATCTATTGAAATTGATATGGTGAAGATGGCAATTTCTTCCATTGTATTCATCGTCGAACAATTTGGGTTAGCTCCATAGTAATACAAAGAAAGATGCAACAGTGAATGAGATAATACAATGTACAGTTCTTATACTTTCCACTACAGCTTCAGTTTGGAAAGgctttgtaatatatttgcttcatgggttctttgcttaagaattcatagcagcacattaatcacactacacatttccagttcatccactaagctcacaactaggctcatcatggatgacctagacccaactgactggggttttattgagtcttgtgaacatcacgggactggctaagccactcacaatgcaacagttcaacaaatctgtgagcatacatgACAGGCTTCATTTATCTTCTGTAAAATATCTAAGAGCAACTGATGCTGTTGGGACAGTCCTGTTGGTCAGTGTACCAGCAGCACAAAACAGCTTTAGGCATTGAGTTTCTGATCTTGGTTGGGTATCCAAGTGGCTTGGCACTTTccacagagaaagcaggaaacagaATTAGATGGCCTAGTTTTGGACTCTACAACTGGTTACAGAATGGTACAAATCAAAGCAAGGGAGCAGGCCTCCTGCAGAGTATGTTGGTCTCAAACAAAGAGAATTATTTTAAAGAAAACAGAACTTTGCCTTGATTTGAGGCTTTAAGAAAGAAAATATTTTGGTATTCGGGTTACAGCTGTGTGAAATTACATCTGGTAATAGTGATCTGACTATACATTTGACTGAAATGTTTTGAATATAATCTGAAGGCATTTATGTAAGACTGAATGAGATCAAATTAATGTGTAATTATTGTTTGCAGACAGTTGGGCGTGGAAGTTATTCTATGTAGTGGGCTGCTTATTTGTAGCCATACAAAACTTGGAAGACTGGGAGGTAGGAAAGTACTTATCTACTTAAAGCTTGTCGTCAGTATTGGGGGTGTTACAGCAATATGAATCCATAGTTAATGATTTAGGCTACTTATGAAATTATGACAGTCTTTGGTGTTTATTTTGAAATGTTTAAGAAATGCTGCACCATTGGAATCTAAAATGGTGGTAAACTCGTCAATTTTTCAACTTCTGTTGAGCTACCAATCATACTTGGTCCTACCCTCCAGAGCTGTGGACTTCCCTGATGGCTGCTCCCCTGGCAGCCACTCCACTGCTGGATTCAAGTGAATGGAGCTATTCCAAATGATTATGTGTGAATGTTTACTGGAATTTCTTAACTCTACTGTCTCTTCAGTGTATGGTCGTGTAGTGACTATGTTATTGGAGGGGTAAAACAGAAGCTGGGATTAAAAATATAGAGAATTTGAATTATTCCCTGGCAGTTTGAGAGATTAAATTCAATTTAAAAgcttgttggattgttgtaaaaacccaactggttcacctgCTGTCCTTGCCTGGTTTGGCCTATATGCGACTTCACTCCCAGACCAATGCAGTTgtgttttaactgccctctgaggtgACCGAACAAGCCCCAGTTTAGAAGCCCACCTTCTCGGAGCACCTAGGGATGTACAATAAAtgctgctggtcttgccagcgatgcgcaCGTCCCGAGAATGAATCCAAAGGTCTCGCGCTGATATAATATGCAACGAACACCATTCTGGGCAGGTGCTTTGTCTGAATCTAATCCATATCCGCAGAAGCTTGCATGTTGTGTGGATTTAATCTCTTGCTGGCTGAACTTAACAGTAACAAAATGTTAATATAAATTAGTGCAAAATTCCTCCTTGGTCAACAGTCAAAAAtctcaaaagaaaaatactgcggatgctagaaatctgaaataaagagagaaaatgctaatgctggaaatactcagcaggtcaggcagcgcctatggagagagaaacagttaacgataTTTGTGCAGTATTTGTCAACATTTGACTTCTCCCAGCCTACATTTGGGTTTCTGTCTGCCAAATTAACACTTAGCAATAAAATTGTTCAATGTTAAAATGTTATTTGAATATTGGCAAGTGACAAAATTGTAAATGGGAAAAGCTCTATGTTTTTGTAATTCCGGAATGTGTGCACCAGTATTACATAAAATAGCCCAAAAGGAATAATGTAGAAAACTTAAGACTCTAGGCATGGCTTTATAATCTTTGATTTACCAAATGAAAATTAAAAATTTATAGGTTGTTGAACACTGATCAATTGGTAGAAAGTAAGATTGTAGTATGAAGTTTTTTGTGTTTTTCCACTCATTTAATACTGATTCCTTTTCTGGTTTtcaggaagtcatatttgacaaaaatAAAGGATCTGCAGTACTTAAAAGTTTTAACCTTTACACAAGGATATTAACCATGTGGAGTAATAGTCAAGAGCAAGGTGAAGCGCGAATTCGTATCTCCTACTTCagcaataacaacttttatttatatagcgcctttaatgtagtaaaacgtcccaaggtgcttcacaaacaaTATTCAAGCTGACTGGTGGCTAATTCTGAGCGTGATGGCAGAATTCTTAAAATAAAGTATATTGAGATGGAGGGAGAATAACTATTTGTACAGAACAGGAATTAATTGTTTTTAATTCCTCCTCCAAAGCTGCCATCACACGGTCTGCCTGAGATCAACCAACTACCATTTTTAAACTTGATTAAAAGTTCAGCTTAGGAGTAAGGTTATAACAAATATTTGGCCTTCAATGTCAAGGCTAGCTTAACGTGAACCTTCGCACCAATGTTGTAATCACGAATAGAATTGAATTGTGGCTTCCACGGCAGACCACTTCAAGTATAAATTTGAGCCATCACCCCTCTACTTTAGGAAAGCATGTTCATGCGATATTGATTGGCAAAATGTTCTTTGCTAGTTCTGTTCCAGTGACTCACTGTTCTGTTTATAGTTGTGGCACAGCTTCAGCATATTCGTGACGTTACTGTAGAAGAGGAGAGAGTCCGCTATCTGGGGAAAGGTTACGTTGTAGTACTGCGGTTTGCAACTGGTTTTTCACACCCACTTACCCAAAGTGCAGTACTGAGTAATCGAAGGTAAGTGATTAAACTCTCAAATTTATTGTTGAAACTTTTTGCTTTTCAAGTGATTGGGTTAATATATATCAACAATCTATACTAACTTTGTGGAATTATTTTATTATTTAACTGTGGTTTACATCAGTATTATTATACACATCCAAGATGAATTAATCCTTTAACTTGGATAAGCTCTTACTACTTAATTGCATTTCATATTTTCCAACATCAGCATCTCCTCCAGCAGTgcaattgatgaacagtggtatgcTACACATGGTCCATAGGAGCAAATTAAATATatctcacttaaaaaaaaatctgaaaactgGTAAATTTACTCTATTTGCAACACATCTATTTagcatagttgcatttaagggcAAGCTAGATCAGCAAATgaaggaggaaggaatagaagaacatgctgatcgggttagatgaagaggggtgggaggaggctcgtgtggagtttaAATGCCTTCGGAGAGCAATTGGGATGAATGGCTTGCCTCTGTGCAGTTAGACTCAGCACTGAGGCAAGCCATGATGTAACAATGTGTAAAACCCACTGTTCATTGGTTCTCTCTGCATAATGTGACAGAAAAAAGATCCAGCCAATTACTAATCATCATCTGATCACTTCCTAGAATATGCAATGAGCTTCTGCAACTTCTATCAGACCTTAATGGGTTTAAATTCTGAAGGGGAGGGAAAAAAGGAAATCTTGCTTGTACTTCTAGTGTTACCCCACCAAACACCACTGGCATTTTGGCCTTGGTTACCCATTGTAAAAGTTAAGTGACCAGTGTAGAAATGTAACTGTACATTTTCTAAAGGCTGTCATTTTAAAAGCAGCGTTACTGGCTACttgtaaaaattcacaaaacaagaTGATGGTCTGGGTTCATAATTTTCCACACCATTGTGTGGTTGTGGAATTATCAGCCTGAAGTTAGGTGACCCCTCTTAGGAAAGAAAGGCGGGAGACTTTGAATGTTGCCCCTTGTGTATCTTCTACCTGAACAGAGGCCCACAGAAGTCTGGGAGCAAATCACATACTCGTCCTCTTGAACAAAGCATGAAACTAAGAGCAAAGCAATCACTTATGAAAAGAATTTTACAAGAGGAAAATGAACATCGAGGTGGTCTGGGAGTGGAAAGAAAGGACGTGTTTATCTGGTGTTGCAGCAGTGTTCCAAAGCGCTTCCCAtacaattaattattttgaagtgcagtcactattgctgCGAGTAAAACTAAATTGGAGACAATAAAGAACTTGCCTCTTGCCAAATGAATATGGATTAATCTGCAATATTTAATATTTAGATGGAGTCACATAATGATGTGACTTTCTGGAAgtaggagggaagaggaggaaaatGTTGGTTTGTGTTGCTGCTCTAAATGCACTTTTGTGACACTAGGTTTGCAATTCTAATTTATCTTGTTTTTCCCCCTCTTTCACAGTGACGTTGATGCTGTAGCAAAACTGATAACTAACTTTCTAAACCTTAACAAACCGGCCTTTGATGACAAACTGGGATTGTCTCCAGGCAGCAGTGATGATGCCAGCAGTGATGATATCAGCGTTGACAATGAAAAAAACTGAAGATTAACAGCAGGAAACATTTCATGGACATTAAGAACACAACCAAAGTAAACCCAGGGCTTTTAAAGTCTGAACACTTTGTGGAACATTAAAGAATCACCACCTAAACAAGCCAGTTGTGAAACCGCACAGGAATCAATCAATGTCCAGCTCTTAACAAGCTGCTGCATGGTGAACTTCTTTACTGGTGAAATAACAAACTCTAATTTCCACATTCCAGTGTTGCTAATGTGGACTACTTACTTTGGCAAAATGCTACTTTGATCAAATGTACAATAAAAATTGTAAACTGTATGAAATAATAGCTAGTTACTTAGGAAAAACTGAGATGGAGAACCTTGTTTGGGCTGTGACTTTGTCTTTACAACCGCATACTTTCAACCGCTGCgccgtgcccccgacagcttttttttgtcggtgcaccttgttttccgtgtgggacttggctgcgcggcggccattaaaggcaaggggctAATTGCCGTGGCCGTCATTTTACACTTTTTGCAGGTCGGCCGGACAATTGTGCCCCGAGTTCTGGCAgcccggcatcccctcttgggtaccagactgctggccaggccgaaaccctctctggtggcccagtggactgaaccgaAAGAATCACTGCTTCTCTCCCCTCTGctgctgattgacagtggcggtgACTCCATCTCGCcttcacttctgcccctctagaataattaccgcccccattatgatcgacttcgGGTCCGCTTCAAAAAAAAATGACAGCTGAATTTtgcgaaagaggccacctcatccgacACTGCGGAGAAATTACTTCAAAACCGTACGGTGTGACCTGTTTTGGGcgggggtgaattttggccccgttaactgtttctctctctctctacagatgctgcctgacctgctgagtatttgccagcattttctgtttttaattatggGGTTACTACTTTGACAGAGATAGGCATACGATTAGAAGCACAATTTAATACTGAACACTGTACAGATGAAAATTAACTACATAAGGGAAATATAAATAAAAATGATGCTGGTGGATTATTCGAGATTCTATGGCTGACCTGCTGACTTAGCTGTACTGTAAATTACAAGTAATCCTGGGGAAGGTGGGAGAATAAAACCCTTTGGTTTGATAAATCTTTTGTGTTTGTCAGTATCAGCTTCCACTATCCCCTTGGCAGGGTTGTAAAAATCATTAATGATCTTAAATAGGTACTTAAGCATTCGCGTTTGATGCACTTGCTGGTTCTATTCATGCTGGGAAAAGCATTAAATTTAATCATGCAGACATTTGGCAGGTAAAAATTTGGGTCATCAGCTTTCAGATCATAATACCCCAGATTCGATCGAATTGGGGAACACAGCAACCAGCTGCGAAACTCAATTGTTTGCATGCTGGTAGAATCTTCGTGGACTTGATTGATGGGAGATCAAAGTGTCAGAAAAGCCTTGTTGATGGTGGGACTCGGCTCTATTCTATTCCCTGCCTCTGCATCTCCCGGCATTTCAATCAAATGTGAAACTTGGCTATTCCGCTCAATTGAAAACGCTGTCGCTCCTATAGAACAAAAAGACTAAACGCGATCTGCCAATGCCAGTGATCGTGAATAGTCCTGGCATAAAAAAAAGTCGGAATGCCACCACAGATGTTGCATTTTAAAGTATTCAAAATGTTTCAAAGCAATGTCTTGGTTTCAAAGCAAAGGGTGCTTGAAATGTAAAACTGTTCTATTATCCAACATTAACAGGCAAAAAATAAATCATTTGTATATCATCGTATAAAAGTGATTGGGTTTGAACAGTAAACAgttttcttactgcaattatatcataggcggtccctcgtgtcgaggatgacttgcttccatgccaaaaagggataagtttgcaggtgtttcaatgaaggacctaatattccagatcccgaactacatgttaaagggtggaagatgcctgtgcgtggattttttttttttttttttttaaaaacgtggctgttgacaaagctaggtcttggtccagggcaaggattgaccaagacgactaaagaccagctctgctgcacagatctagtgcacatatatatcgcagtgtgggctggccagtgttgcccctgggcctcgcctcttctgggccccgaacacgttgctccatgatcactcgtcgctcctgcaccccaacctcgctgctcctgctcacgctccaatcagtgacctgggttatggtgatgtccaatccagtcgccctcctgaaTTATTTAGGgccctgttgagaccacacctggagtattgtgtacagttttggtctccttacttaaggaaggatatacttgtcatagagggagtacaacaaaggttcaccagactgattcctgggatgggggaattgtcctaggaggagagattgagtagactaggcctatattctcgagtttagaagaatgagaggtgatctcattgaaacataccacattcttacagggcttgacagggtagatgcagggaggatgtttcctctggctggggagtctggaaccaggggtctcagtctcagaataaggggttggccagttaagactgagatgagaaatttcttcactcagaaggtggtgaatctttagaattctctaccccagagggctgtggaggctcagtcattgagtgtattcaagaccgagatcgatagatttttggatattaagagaatcaagggacatggggatagtgcaggaaaatggagttaaggtagaagatcagccatgatcttattgaattggtggaacaggctcgaggggcagaatggcctactcctgctcctatttcttataattcTTAAGTAATTTACATATCTTCCATTTTTAAATAAAGCTGCCAGGACAAGGATAAAAGTTTACAACCCAAAGTAGAAAAGTCTTTTTAATAAAATAAATGTTATTTGTTTGAGGTACACTCCTGGCAAAAGTACTATAAACTATTATTCAAGTTGCATCTTCTCTCtagaatatttaaaaaaatgattgcTCAACTTCTTGTTGGATCTAGCTTTGGTTTGAAGGATATACATTGCAATTGGTGAGTGGCTCACAACATTCCATTCTATGGATGCTGCTCGAGTCTTCACTCACCAACATTGTGCtttgcccctccccacagtgagcattcCCTCACCCACCGTTTCCCCCAACCCCTTCTTTGCATCCTCTTTATCCATCCCTCCCCACAGACAATTCCCTGATCCCCCGTCCcttcagtatcagctgtggctcagttgcaacactcttgcctccgagtcagaaggttgtgggttctagtctcattccagagactggagcacaaagatccaggctgacactccagtgcagtgctgagggagtgctgcactgtcttttggatgagacgttaaaccgaggccctgtctgctctctcaggtggatgtaaaagatcccatggcaatatttcagagTTACTAATGAACTTGAGGtcaccaaaactcggcagcccatgtcctaactcgcaccaagtcccgatcacccatcaaccctgtgctcgctgaccgactgagtcctggttaagcaatgcctcgatttcaacattctcatccttgtttacaaatccctccatggccttgcccctccctatctatgtaatctctttcagtctcacaaccccatgagatgtctgcactcctcaaattcagcCTTTTTGAacttccctgattataactgcttaaccattggtggccgtgccttcaactgctagggccccaagctctggaactccctccctaaacctctctgcctctcttttcttctttaagacgctccttaaaacctacctctttgaccaagttttggtctTCGATTGTCATTTTtttcttatgtagctcagtgtcaaatgtatttgttttttcttataacactgctgttaagtgccttgggacattttatacaTTAAAGGAGTTATATTAATTAAAGTTGTtgtcatccccggtgtcctagccaattttatccctcaatcaacattacaaaaacagatcatctggtcattatcacattactgtttgtgggagtttgctgtgcgcagatagttgcagcgtttcctacattacatcagtgactacactcgaagtacttcattggctgtaaagcactttggggtgtccggtggccatgaagggcgctatataaatgcaagtcatttttcttTCCTATGCTTCCCTTCGTTGGGGCCAGTTATCCCCCACTTGACCACCTAAATACTGTACTTGGTCTCGActgtcattttcagagtggaaacttttcaatattacaaagtttgaattgctgTATTTGCACAAAATAGTTTATACCGTAGTAAGCAGTCACCCTTCAGATTGCAGCAGTGGTTTGTGTCCATGGAATATAATTTCATTGTTGAGGCATATGATGAGAATGGAGGGAAACAATGTAGTCCAATCGTTGATTTCAAAGAATTTATTAATATATATTCTGCCTTCAACATGAAATTTTAACATTTGTTTTAAGTATCAAAGCCAAATCTAAATTGAGTAGTAAGGCAAaaagataattaaaaaaaaacatacgaAAGGTTTGTTTTTAGTAATTGATTAAATCAGGACAATGTCTACAGTAAGATGTTTACTAGAGCTGTTTTTTAGTGGGCATAAAGGCAGATACTACAATGTTAGCTAGTCCTTGTTGTATTCCACATTCTTTAAACGTTGAAAAATTAATTCAATTTCTACATGCGCCAAAGTAAGCAACCCTCTCCATTGGTTTGGAATGTTTTATAGATTTAACTATTTGTGATTTGGGTTTATGCTATTCAAAAACATAGTAGGATAATGGATTGAAGGTCATAGGAATAAGTATCTACTGATATAATCAAACTGTCTCTTGCTCACAATAGTCTGTACGGCTGGGGCCCGGCACTGCTGTCTCAGACAGAGTTGAATCACGGAGTGGTGATGATCGTCTGGAGTTTCAGTTAATTATGAAACTTTTATGTAGAACTCCCCCTCAGGAGATGAAATAGGTAGTTTTCATACCAGGATCGACTGTTTGGACATAGTGGGCTTGATGAACTAAATGGTCTCATTCTCATTTCATGCTAATTTTCTTGTTCTTGTTAATTACGATGTGTTTGGATTCACCTTGAATGAAAATAATTGTAAGTCACCAAAGGAGATCATGCATTCAAATTAAATGCTTCAAagcgatgttttaaaaaaaaaatcacaatataATTGCATTTTTATTTTAAGTTCTCTGATGTCAAAATTTCATCCATATCTTGCACAAACTGTTGCAACCTTGTCAAGGCTGGGTTAACATGTTCTTCTAGCCACTCTTCCACAGTATCTGGATAATAGATTCTTTCCAGTGCTGTACGCAGCTCACTTACAGCTACCTTCCAATTTGCATGGACACTAGAAGAGAGTCATTACCCATTATTACTCAATTTCTCAGATAGCTGAGGTTTGTTGAAATTTCAGATCAATACTCCCGTCTCAATAGTTCATATTTCAACATTTTTGAAGCATATATAATGTACAAAATACAGTAGCAACATAATACAAACGTACCCTCTGACTTCTCCTTCGAAATGGCAAATTATAATGGGGTGGACAAACTTCTTCTTTCTGTGGTAGGTACTGAACCATCCTTTTATGTATCTAATGCAAAACAATAGAGAGAAGCAAGAAGACTGAGGGAGATATTTTGTGCTGCTATTAATTTCCGCTATGTTGTTACATTTTCTAAAACAACAAAAAAATGAAAAGAACTTGGATTCAAGAGTTAAGTTATGAagagaaattacacaaattaggcttgtattccctagaatttagaaggttaaggggagatctgattgaagttttcaggatattaaggggaacagatagggtagatagagggaaactagttccgctggttggggattccaggacgaggggacatagtctaaaaattagagccagacctttcaagagtgaagttaTGAAATACTTCTATACACaacgggtggtagaagtttggaactttcttcctcAAACGGgaattgatgttagatcaattgttaattttaaatcggagatgaatagctttttgttaaccaaaggtattaagggatacgggccaaaggcaggtatatggagttagatcggagatcagccatgatcttatcgaacggcggaacaggctcgaggggctcctgtTCCTCTGTTTATGCACCATTTTTCACATTCTCTaaatgtcccacaaacagtaatgagataagtgactggttaatctgtttttggtattgTTGGTTGAAGTATAAATGGTGCCAGCACACTGGAACGATTCCACTATGCGAGTAGTGCAAGattatattttacatccacctaaacagGCAGATAGGTCCTCGGTCTAATGTCTGATTTgaaagacaatgcagcactcccaaagcactgcactgaactgtcagcctagattatgtgctcaagtctctggagtggggcttgaacccaaggACTTGTGACTCAGCGACGATGTGGTTCCACTGAAACAAATCCAATTATAACATTTGACTATTAGTTCCACATTCCCTGGCATTGCACAATATTTCAAATTGTTACTAATTGATTTTAAGATAAAATGATTGAAGCTGGGCCAGTGATTAATACTTTTGTCTTAAACTGTATCGATGACTTGAAACATCTGCCCTACTGTTAGGAGCTAACATTTTGCAAGAGTATAGTTAATGTTTGGTATCAATTGGCACAGCAATAAACTTTTAAAATTATACAAAAAATGATTCCAATACGTCAAGTTAAAACCTTTTGAATAATTCATTTTTATGACATAAATTTCCTTATCATTTTTACCAATtcattttgaggatgtaataaatgcaacatcagtttaaaaaaaagtcaAATTATGAAATAACGCAGAAAAACAACTGCAGAAATAAAGGCCTCGGTTTTCTAATTGGACTTAACTTAACACCCGTGTTAAAGTAATGCCAATCAGAAAATATGGTTATAAAAGTTTACCAAACATATAAAACATGCAGAGCTAACATTG
Above is a window of Pristiophorus japonicus isolate sPriJap1 chromosome 16, sPriJap1.hap1, whole genome shotgun sequence DNA encoding:
- the cybc1 gene encoding cytochrome b-245 chaperone 1 homolog, yielding MAYMVVEERTDSILHLKRSPGVRSWSVLVGIGSIGLAAAYYSTDSWAWKLFYVVGCLFVAIQNLEDWEEVIFDKNKGSAVLKSFNLYTRILTMWSNSQEQVVAQLQHIRDVTVEEERVRYLGKGYVVVLRFATGFSHPLTQSAVLSNRSDVDAVAKLITNFLNLNKPAFDDKLGLSPGSSDDASSDDISVDNEKN